One Corynebacterium tuberculostearicum DNA window includes the following coding sequences:
- a CDS encoding dipeptide ABC transporter ATP-binding protein: MSLLSISDLSITYRTAHGELEAVSGIELEVNPGEMTAIVGESGSGKSTSAMAAIGLLPDNASIVSGTITFDGRDVTQYSQKQWRELRGRRIGLIPQDPNNSLNPLKTIGASVEEGMAIHGQGNKASRKKRALELLERVGIDDPQRRYHQYPHELSGGMKQRVLIAAAVALEPELIIADEPTSALDVTVQKIILDLLDEMREELTMGILFITHDLAVAGDRANNIVVMEKGTVRESGVAARVLTDPQHAYSKRLLADAPSLTAPTSSQAASPVRAAAPAQRETLLEVEGLSQRFGDFTAVEDINFSVARGTTHALVGESGSGKTTTGRAISLLSTPTSGSIRLGGEDISSARGKRRRELRRSIQMVYQNPFGSLDPRLSIGDTIAEPVRNFTGASKRDARAKARDFLDLVALDSSMASRRPRELSGGQRQRVAIARAMIIEPDLVVLDEAVSALDVTVQAQILRLLDELQRELELTYIFISHDLAVVNQISDTVSVLSHGTQVESGPTAQVFAHPETEYTRQLIDAIPGSRYRAGDLNLGL, from the coding sequence ATGTCCCTGCTTAGCATTAGTGATCTATCCATTACCTACCGCACCGCTCACGGTGAGCTAGAAGCGGTAAGCGGCATTGAGCTCGAGGTAAACCCTGGCGAGATGACCGCCATCGTTGGCGAGTCCGGTTCCGGCAAGTCCACCTCCGCCATGGCCGCCATTGGCCTGCTGCCAGACAATGCTTCGATCGTTTCCGGCACCATTACTTTCGACGGCCGGGACGTGACCCAATATTCTCAAAAGCAATGGCGGGAGCTGCGCGGTCGCCGCATTGGTTTGATTCCGCAGGATCCCAATAACTCGCTTAACCCGCTCAAGACCATCGGTGCCTCGGTGGAGGAAGGCATGGCCATCCACGGGCAGGGCAATAAGGCCTCCCGGAAGAAGCGTGCACTGGAGCTTTTGGAGCGCGTGGGCATTGATGATCCGCAGCGCCGCTATCACCAGTACCCGCATGAGCTATCCGGCGGCATGAAGCAGCGCGTGCTCATTGCCGCGGCCGTGGCATTGGAGCCGGAGCTCATCATCGCCGATGAGCCCACCTCCGCGCTCGATGTCACCGTGCAGAAGATCATCCTGGACCTCCTGGATGAGATGCGCGAAGAGCTCACCATGGGCATCCTTTTCATTACCCATGATCTGGCCGTGGCGGGCGACCGTGCCAATAACATCGTGGTGATGGAAAAGGGTACCGTCCGCGAGTCGGGCGTTGCTGCCCGCGTCCTCACCGACCCCCAGCACGCCTACTCCAAGCGCCTGCTTGCCGACGCCCCCTCGCTCACCGCCCCCACTTCCTCCCAGGCCGCATCTCCTGTGCGGGCCGCCGCGCCCGCACAACGCGAAACCTTGCTCGAGGTGGAGGGGCTGAGCCAACGCTTCGGGGATTTCACCGCGGTGGAAGACATCAACTTTTCCGTGGCCCGCGGAACCACCCATGCATTGGTGGGGGAGTCTGGCTCCGGTAAGACCACCACCGGCCGCGCCATTTCCTTGTTGAGCACGCCCACCTCCGGCAGCATTCGCTTGGGCGGGGAAGACATTAGCTCTGCCCGTGGCAAGCGCCGTCGTGAGCTGCGCCGTTCTATCCAGATGGTTTACCAAAATCCGTTTGGCTCGCTGGATCCGCGCTTGAGCATCGGCGATACCATCGCCGAACCGGTGCGCAATTTCACCGGCGCTTCCAAACGTGATGCGCGTGCCAAAGCACGCGACTTTCTTGATTTGGTGGCCTTGGATTCTTCCATGGCTTCCCGGCGCCCCCGCGAGCTCTCCGGTGGTCAACGCCAGCGCGTGGCCATCGCCCGCGCCATGATCATCGAACCCGATCTCGTGGTGCTCGATGAGGCCGTGTCCGCGCTCGACGTCACCGTGCAAGCGCAGATCCTGCGGCTGCTCGACGAGCTGCAGCGCGAGCTGGAGCTTACCTATATCTTCATCTCCCACGATCTGGCGGTAGTTAATCAAATTTCCGATACCGTTTCCGTGCTCTCCCACGGCACGCAAGTGGAATCCGGACCTACCGCGCAGGTCTTTGCGCATCCGGAAACCGAGTACACGCGCCAACTAATTGACGCCATCCCCGGCTCCCGCTATCGTGCCGGAGACCTAAACTTGGGGCTATAA
- a CDS encoding GntR family transcriptional regulator → MTSQSRKRPAYLRISDALRDKIERNELEPGQKFPTERELVREFHVARMTVRHALDILEVEGLIDRRRGRSGGTYVRTVPPTLSLTNEDNIVTQLRERGHDTAVRVVSVNKAHVPKHVAAVLGVSDSTFAWDIKRLYTVDGKPVILSRYTIPVDMAPDLNQHDLREPIMEILAGYNLKPVFKRESMRAATARTEEQKLLHVSRSHPLLRFVRLLKTKSGAVFAYIEESLRSDIANVEVILGEDPAPQPLPGQGNGAGKPA, encoded by the coding sequence GTGACTTCCCAAAGCCGAAAACGGCCAGCCTATCTCCGTATCTCGGATGCGCTACGCGACAAGATCGAACGCAATGAATTAGAACCCGGTCAGAAATTTCCTACCGAACGCGAATTGGTCCGGGAATTCCATGTTGCGCGCATGACCGTGCGCCATGCTTTAGACATTTTGGAAGTAGAAGGCCTCATTGACCGCCGCCGCGGGCGCAGTGGTGGCACCTATGTGCGCACGGTTCCCCCTACACTGAGCCTTACCAATGAGGACAATATTGTCACCCAGCTGCGCGAGCGCGGGCACGACACCGCCGTGCGCGTGGTCTCCGTTAACAAGGCCCACGTGCCCAAGCATGTAGCAGCGGTACTGGGCGTTAGCGATTCCACCTTTGCGTGGGATATCAAGCGCCTCTATACCGTCGATGGCAAGCCCGTCATCCTTTCGCGCTATACCATCCCGGTAGATATGGCTCCCGATCTCAATCAGCACGATCTGCGCGAGCCCATTATGGAAATCCTGGCTGGCTACAACCTCAAGCCCGTCTTTAAGCGCGAGAGCATGCGTGCCGCTACCGCTCGCACCGAAGAACAGAAACTTTTGCACGTGAGCCGATCGCACCCGCTGCTGCGGTTCGTGCGGCTGCTAAAGACTAAATCGGGCGCGGTCTTTGCCTATATTGAAGAGTCGCTGCGCTCTGATATCGCCAACGTCGAGGTGATCTTGGGTGAGGATCCCGCGCCGCAACCCTTACCGGGTCAGGGCAACGGCGCGGGAAAGCCGGCTTAG
- a CDS encoding ABC transporter permease produces the protein MSLKTIALRIGQAVLVIWATFTLSFILLAALPGDAVATRYDNPNLGLNAEQLAAIREVYGADEPILSRYFSALGGFLTGDFGFSVATGTAVSEMLADALPSTLALAVFAFLVGVVLAFLVAIVSTFGPFSWLRSFFRSLPSVMVSLPTFWIGIILIQIFSFGLGWVPVIGASDAQSLILPVITLAIFVAAPLAQVLLRSIDEVMDMSFVQVVRAKGASGAWLLWRNVLRNALLPALTMAGLTFGELVGGSVVTEAVFARHGIGALTVDAVANRDTSVLLAIVVLAAAVFVLINLIVDLLYPVLDVRLREREHETASSSATADTTATNEKKVQA, from the coding sequence ATGAGCCTGAAAACTATTGCCCTGCGCATCGGCCAAGCCGTGCTCGTTATCTGGGCAACTTTTACCCTTTCTTTCATCCTCTTGGCGGCACTGCCTGGTGACGCCGTCGCGACCCGCTATGACAACCCCAACTTGGGGCTCAACGCCGAGCAGCTGGCCGCCATCCGCGAGGTTTATGGTGCCGATGAGCCGATCTTAAGCCGCTACTTCAGCGCGCTCGGCGGATTCCTCACCGGTGATTTTGGCTTTTCCGTCGCCACCGGTACCGCCGTATCGGAGATGCTGGCAGATGCCCTTCCCTCCACGCTGGCGCTGGCGGTCTTCGCCTTCCTTGTAGGCGTGGTCCTGGCCTTCCTGGTGGCTATTGTCTCCACCTTTGGCCCATTTTCTTGGCTGCGCAGCTTTTTCCGCAGCCTGCCTTCCGTGATGGTTTCCCTGCCCACCTTCTGGATCGGCATCATTTTGATCCAGATTTTCTCCTTTGGCTTGGGCTGGGTGCCGGTCATCGGCGCAAGCGATGCCCAAAGCCTCATCCTGCCGGTAATTACCCTGGCCATCTTCGTGGCCGCACCGCTGGCGCAGGTGCTGCTGCGCTCCATCGATGAGGTCATGGATATGTCCTTCGTGCAGGTTGTGCGTGCCAAGGGTGCTAGCGGTGCCTGGTTGTTGTGGCGCAACGTCCTGCGCAATGCGCTGCTGCCGGCGCTGACCATGGCCGGCCTTACCTTTGGTGAGCTCGTCGGCGGCTCCGTGGTGACGGAGGCGGTCTTCGCCCGCCACGGCATCGGTGCGCTGACCGTAGATGCGGTGGCTAACCGCGATACCTCGGTGCTGCTGGCCATTGTGGTGCTGGCCGCCGCCGTCTTTGTCCTTATCAACCTGATTGTGGACCTGCTCTACCCAGTGCTTGACGTGCGCCTGCGCGAGCGCGAGCACGAGACTGCATCTAGCTCCGCCACCGCCGATACCACCGCAACGAACGAGAAGAAGGTCCAAGCATGA
- a CDS encoding alkylhydroperoxidase domain protein yields the protein MTDIINELSHASAEVQQLRRARHDAQDNAQLSFSALLEPAEPGEFSYTERYAVAAFTAAIYQASEAADFYFDLLEDEADEDLVAAVRAASQRGVSTGPYHQGDFLIFGDTSAEAALGTRLAAAFDWAHLLAFHPKDASPQAIGHLDAAGWSATDIVSLSQLVAFLAFQLRVVHGLRVLSGEDPASHPAAERAAGVADPGWEVTATTLQPDTVLPDRFANHSLGWKPWVEALAKEDFTAVHTDALIKPERIDSEYFRLLARDPAALKARTLTDLDIFYNTEGGLSRADRELAATVASRYNGCEYCASVHQARCVQEGGDREIVDRLLDEGIDTDLGSKEWDLIRRAAVALTETPFAFDAALCADLRAAGFDDQSILDLIYASSFFNWANRLMLTLGQPDVPKRFR from the coding sequence ATGACTGACATTATTAATGAGCTCTCCCACGCCAGCGCCGAGGTGCAACAGCTGCGCCGTGCGCGCCATGATGCGCAGGACAATGCGCAACTGAGCTTTAGCGCTTTGCTCGAGCCTGCAGAACCAGGCGAGTTCTCCTATACGGAGCGCTATGCCGTTGCGGCTTTTACCGCTGCAATCTACCAAGCGAGCGAGGCTGCGGATTTCTACTTCGACTTGCTGGAAGATGAGGCCGACGAGGACCTTGTTGCCGCCGTGCGCGCCGCGAGCCAGCGCGGCGTGTCCACCGGCCCGTATCACCAGGGTGATTTCCTTATCTTCGGCGATACCTCAGCGGAAGCCGCGCTGGGCACGCGCCTAGCTGCGGCCTTTGATTGGGCGCACCTTCTGGCCTTCCACCCCAAGGATGCCTCCCCGCAGGCCATCGGGCACCTCGATGCCGCAGGATGGTCCGCCACGGATATCGTCAGCCTGTCCCAGCTGGTGGCATTTTTGGCCTTCCAGCTGCGCGTGGTCCACGGCCTGCGTGTACTTTCTGGCGAGGATCCCGCATCCCACCCCGCAGCCGAGCGCGCCGCCGGCGTGGCCGATCCGGGTTGGGAGGTTACTGCGACTACGTTGCAGCCCGATACCGTGCTGCCTGATCGCTTTGCCAACCACTCCCTGGGCTGGAAGCCCTGGGTAGAGGCGCTGGCGAAGGAGGATTTCACCGCGGTGCATACCGATGCCCTCATTAAGCCAGAGCGCATCGATTCCGAGTACTTCCGCTTGCTTGCCCGCGACCCTGCGGCCTTGAAGGCGCGCACGCTGACTGACCTGGACATCTTCTATAACACCGAGGGCGGCCTCTCCCGTGCGGACCGCGAGCTCGCCGCTACTGTGGCTTCGCGCTACAACGGCTGCGAGTACTGTGCCTCCGTGCACCAGGCGCGGTGCGTCCAGGAAGGCGGCGACCGTGAAATCGTAGACCGCCTCTTGGACGAGGGCATCGACACCGACCTTGGCTCAAAGGAATGGGACCTTATCCGTCGCGCCGCAGTGGCGCTGACGGAAACCCCGTTTGCCTTCGATGCGGCCCTATGCGCAGACCTGCGTGCGGCCGGATTCGATGATCAGTCCATCCTGGACCTGATTTATGCTTCCTCCTTCTTCAACTGGGCTAATCGTTTGATGCTCACCCTGGGCCAGCCGGACGTGCCTAAGCGCTTCCGTTAA
- a CDS encoding cystathionine gamma-synthase, whose product MTEGSTQNLAQGFTSRSIHGGYHPDPHMGSINVPIYASTTFAQDGLAQLRGGFEYGRVANPTVRSLERTLAALEGAEYARVFSSGMAAADTLIRILVRPGDHVILGNDAYGGSYRLLNDFTEWGVEMSIVNTSDTAAVAAAVQENTKLIWLETPTNPALNITDIAAVAKIKGNAQVLVDNTFATPYLQNPLELGADHVLHSTTKYLGGHSDVLGGAVVTNDAHVDERLLYFQGNVGAVSSPFDAYLTARGIKTLSVRMDRHCANAQRVAEFLQARPEVKQVLYPGLKGHPGHELAAQQMRGFGGMMSVRFHSAEHAKQICLNTRLICLAESLGGVESLIEHPKNMTHVSAEGSELVPPEDLVRISIGIEDIDDLLADLEQALDAL is encoded by the coding sequence ATGACAGAAGGCAGCACGCAGAACCTCGCTCAAGGCTTTACGTCCCGTTCCATCCACGGCGGCTATCACCCGGATCCGCACATGGGCTCTATCAACGTGCCCATCTATGCCTCGACCACGTTTGCGCAAGACGGTTTGGCGCAGCTGCGCGGCGGATTCGAATACGGCCGAGTGGCCAATCCGACCGTGCGCTCGCTGGAGCGCACTCTAGCGGCACTGGAAGGCGCGGAGTATGCACGCGTGTTTTCTTCCGGCATGGCCGCCGCCGATACCTTGATCCGCATCCTGGTGCGCCCAGGGGACCACGTCATTTTAGGCAATGACGCCTACGGTGGTTCCTACCGCCTGCTCAATGATTTCACCGAGTGGGGCGTGGAGATGTCCATCGTGAACACCAGCGATACCGCAGCGGTTGCGGCCGCGGTTCAAGAAAATACCAAGCTCATCTGGCTAGAAACGCCCACTAATCCGGCGCTAAATATCACCGATATTGCCGCGGTGGCCAAGATTAAGGGCAACGCGCAGGTACTGGTGGACAATACTTTTGCTACGCCCTACCTGCAGAACCCGCTGGAACTCGGCGCCGACCACGTGCTGCACTCGACCACCAAGTACTTAGGCGGCCATTCCGATGTGCTCGGTGGCGCGGTAGTTACTAATGACGCCCACGTGGACGAGCGCCTGCTCTACTTCCAGGGCAATGTGGGCGCGGTGAGCTCGCCTTTCGACGCCTACTTAACCGCCCGCGGTATTAAGACGCTGTCCGTGCGCATGGACCGCCACTGCGCGAATGCGCAGCGAGTAGCGGAATTCTTGCAGGCGCGACCCGAGGTCAAGCAGGTGCTCTACCCGGGGCTCAAGGGGCACCCGGGGCATGAATTGGCGGCACAACAGATGCGTGGCTTCGGCGGCATGATGTCCGTGCGCTTCCACAGCGCGGAGCATGCCAAGCAGATCTGCCTCAATACGCGGCTTATCTGCCTGGCAGAATCGCTGGGCGGGGTGGAATCGCTCATCGAGCACCCAAAGAATATGACGCACGTATCCGCGGAAGGGTCCGAGCTGGTGCCGCCGGAGGATCTGGTGCGTATCTCCATCGGTATCGAAGACATCGATGACCTGCTCGCGGACTTGGAGCAGGCCCTCGACGCTCTATAG
- a CDS encoding ABC transporter permease, whose amino-acid sequence MKLKSTQLKLTPGTIISLIMLGLAVLCALFPQLFTSQDPNQGGDTTALLQPSFQHWFGTDAVGRDLYTRVVYGARQSLLGALLAVLFGLIVGTILGIIAGVRRGWVDAVIMRIVDVLLSIPGLLLSLSVIIVLGHGIFNAAIAVGITSVATFARLARSQVLSVAGSDFVEAAYGSGGSSFQVLVRHILPNSLTAVFAVAALQFGLAILQLATLGFLGYGAPPPTPEWGLLISESRDYIATAGWLTIAPGIVIVAVVLAANHLSQTLRKAA is encoded by the coding sequence ATGAAGCTTAAATCCACACAGCTGAAGCTCACCCCGGGCACCATCATCTCGCTGATTATGCTGGGGCTGGCGGTGCTCTGCGCGCTGTTCCCCCAACTATTTACCTCCCAGGACCCTAATCAGGGCGGGGACACCACGGCGCTGCTGCAACCTAGCTTCCAACACTGGTTCGGCACCGATGCCGTCGGCCGCGATCTCTACACCCGCGTGGTCTACGGCGCGCGCCAATCCCTACTCGGCGCGCTGCTGGCCGTCCTTTTCGGCCTCATCGTCGGCACCATCTTGGGTATCATCGCCGGCGTGCGCCGCGGCTGGGTCGATGCCGTCATCATGCGCATCGTGGACGTGCTGCTGTCCATCCCCGGCCTGCTGCTCTCCCTGTCCGTCATCATCGTGCTGGGCCACGGCATCTTCAATGCCGCCATCGCCGTAGGTATCACCTCCGTGGCCACCTTTGCGCGCCTTGCACGCTCCCAGGTGCTTAGCGTTGCCGGCTCCGATTTCGTCGAGGCCGCCTATGGCTCCGGCGGTTCTTCCTTCCAGGTGCTCGTGCGCCATATTCTTCCCAATTCACTCACCGCGGTCTTCGCCGTAGCAGCCCTGCAATTTGGCCTGGCCATTTTGCAGCTAGCCACCCTAGGCTTCCTGGGCTATGGCGCACCGCCCCCAACTCCGGAATGGGGTCTTCTCATCTCTGAATCGCGCGATTACATCGCCACGGCCGGCTGGTTGACCATCGCCCCGGGCATTGTGATCGTCGCCGTGGTCCTCGCGGCCAACCACCTCAGCCAGACACTGCGAAAGGCGGCCTAA
- a CDS encoding FAD/NAD(P)-binding protein: MSTPAIAIVGMGPRGISILERLSARMDDSSDPITVHLIDDAQHGAGRIWETDQTKTLCMNTRAGAVTLFTEPGSTVDAPVLEGPIQYEWIQLLRGDGENISAAKRELFEQHPPAAHIAQDYREELAATRPESNPSRALYGEYLRWVYDVVIARLPKSISTVNHFSRLETIAEDGHQDVLHLADGSEVHADATVLAYGWMIPEYTEQEKQLAASGLNWIAPNNPVEQDYAAIPGGEDVLVRGLGMGFYDILALTTIERGGTFVEDPSARSGLRYEPCGQEPHFIISSGRGYPYHPKSEYGELPPTMPRRRLKNVIAELSGTQDIDFDAQVWPAIARDSYEAYITTLERVRPDSLLRPRAEILEVIDATAPDELGAAIAPMVTEPWDMNDLMYQIAGFTGDIAELTEHIAQSMEGDIREAAAGHDSPIKAALWSLSQSRKPASILGAEGRYTRESRTGRYGQVMSFGQMIGSGPPLFRVRQLLALVDAGLAHFLGDHPTVSIEADHFTLTSGPRSASAPTLVDAFMHRPDIRTAGDAMTRCLVDSGRVRPFPDHGQPTGSPETDGATRRTVHPDGELDARLHIVGIPTYSQWPDTTISPMPGTDPLMLQETDKAAGSLLAVVRS, from the coding sequence ATGTCTACTCCAGCAATCGCGATCGTCGGCATGGGCCCACGCGGCATTTCCATCTTGGAACGCCTCTCCGCCCGCATGGACGATTCCAGCGACCCCATTACCGTCCACCTCATCGATGATGCCCAACACGGCGCCGGCCGCATCTGGGAAACGGATCAAACCAAGACTCTGTGCATGAATACTCGCGCCGGCGCGGTCACCCTCTTTACCGAGCCCGGCTCCACCGTTGATGCCCCGGTGCTCGAGGGACCCATCCAGTACGAATGGATTCAGCTCCTGCGCGGCGATGGTGAGAATATCTCCGCCGCCAAGCGCGAGCTTTTCGAGCAGCACCCACCGGCCGCACATATTGCCCAGGACTACCGCGAAGAGCTCGCGGCAACCCGCCCCGAGTCCAACCCTTCGCGCGCACTGTATGGCGAGTACCTGCGCTGGGTCTATGACGTGGTCATTGCGCGCCTGCCCAAGAGCATTTCCACCGTGAATCACTTCAGCCGGTTGGAAACCATCGCCGAGGACGGTCACCAAGACGTCCTCCACCTGGCTGATGGCTCCGAGGTGCACGCCGATGCCACGGTACTGGCCTATGGCTGGATGATTCCGGAATACACCGAACAAGAAAAGCAGTTGGCCGCTTCCGGTTTGAACTGGATCGCCCCTAATAACCCGGTAGAGCAGGACTACGCCGCCATTCCGGGCGGCGAGGACGTGCTGGTGCGCGGTCTGGGCATGGGCTTTTATGACATCCTGGCGCTGACCACCATCGAGCGCGGCGGCACATTCGTAGAGGATCCTTCCGCGCGTTCCGGCCTGCGCTATGAGCCTTGCGGCCAGGAGCCCCACTTCATCATTTCCTCCGGCCGCGGCTACCCCTACCACCCCAAGTCCGAATACGGTGAGCTGCCGCCTACCATGCCGCGCCGCCGCCTGAAGAATGTCATTGCGGAGCTCAGTGGCACCCAGGACATCGACTTTGACGCCCAGGTTTGGCCCGCCATCGCGCGCGATAGCTACGAGGCCTATATCACCACCTTGGAACGCGTGCGCCCGGATTCCCTCCTGCGCCCGCGCGCGGAAATCCTCGAGGTCATCGATGCCACCGCCCCCGATGAGCTGGGCGCAGCCATTGCGCCCATGGTCACCGAACCATGGGACATGAACGATCTCATGTACCAGATTGCCGGGTTTACCGGGGACATCGCTGAGCTCACCGAGCACATTGCCCAATCCATGGAAGGCGATATTCGGGAGGCCGCCGCCGGCCACGACTCCCCCATCAAAGCCGCGCTGTGGTCGCTTTCGCAATCGCGCAAGCCGGCCTCCATCCTCGGCGCAGAGGGCCGCTACACCCGCGAGTCTCGCACCGGCCGCTACGGCCAGGTCATGTCCTTTGGCCAGATGATCGGCTCCGGCCCGCCGCTCTTCCGCGTGCGCCAGTTGCTCGCGCTTGTCGATGCCGGCCTGGCCCACTTCCTAGGCGATCACCCCACCGTGTCCATCGAGGCTGATCACTTCACCTTGACCTCCGGCCCGCGCTCGGCTTCGGCGCCCACGCTTGTCGACGCCTTTATGCACCGCCCCGACATCCGCACCGCCGGCGATGCCATGACGCGCTGCTTGGTGGATTCCGGCCGCGTGCGCCCCTTCCCCGATCACGGCCAGCCCACCGGTTCGCCGGAAACGGATGGGGCCACCCGCCGCACCGTCCACCCAGACGGCGAGTTGGATGCACGCCTGCATATCGTGGGCATCCCCACCTATTCCCAGTGGCCGGACACCACCATTTCCCCCATGCCGGGCACGGACCCGCTCATGCTGCAGGAAACCGACAAGGCCGCCGGTTCCCTCCTCGCCGTGGTGCGCTCCTAG
- a CDS encoding SDR family oxidoreductase, with product MTDTKNATAPALSESEAPQKVAVVTGATGGMGREIIADLAGDYHVYALGRSAAELPESDSITPVAIDLVAGLDEGMKLPELDRVDVLVHAAARATKYSVEEATPENWRAHMDLNVHAPAELTRALLPQLRKAEGTVVFINSGAGRHSYGDNVIYAATKHALYALADGLRISEPGIRVSTVAPGPTDTPMLKGLQDYDPSQVIAPAEVARAIRTVVEAGPTTQLTEIQVRPRIELHLRK from the coding sequence ATGACTGATACAAAGAACGCCACCGCACCAGCACTCTCGGAGAGCGAAGCCCCGCAGAAGGTCGCCGTCGTCACCGGCGCTACCGGCGGCATGGGCCGCGAAATCATCGCTGACCTGGCCGGTGATTACCACGTGTATGCACTGGGCCGTAGCGCGGCGGAACTGCCCGAATCGGACTCCATTACGCCGGTGGCCATCGACCTCGTCGCCGGCCTCGATGAAGGTATGAAGCTGCCGGAGCTAGACCGTGTGGACGTGCTCGTCCACGCGGCCGCACGGGCTACCAAGTACTCGGTGGAGGAAGCCACGCCGGAAAATTGGCGCGCGCACATGGACCTCAACGTGCACGCCCCTGCTGAGCTCACCCGCGCCTTGCTGCCGCAGCTGCGCAAAGCGGAAGGCACCGTGGTCTTTATCAACTCTGGCGCTGGACGCCACAGCTACGGCGATAACGTCATCTACGCGGCGACCAAGCACGCGTTGTATGCACTCGCCGATGGACTGCGCATCTCTGAGCCGGGTATCCGCGTATCCACGGTGGCTCCGGGGCCTACCGATACCCCGATGCTGAAGGGTCTGCAGGATTATGATCCCTCCCAGGTTATTGCCCCGGCTGAGGTGGCTCGTGCCATTCGTACCGTGGTAGAGGCAGGCCCCACCACCCAGCTGACGGAAATCCAGGTCAGGCCGCGAATCGAGCTACATCTGCGCAAGTAG
- a CDS encoding TIGR04028 family ABC transporter substrate-binding protein — protein MKQLSRLLRPVAAVLASGALALSLTSCASTSHAAEDGMVTYVEPNMFNNLYPPSGGYYPNGGVLNNITDRLLWQDPDTLELHPWIAEEMPKANKDNTEFTFKIRKGVTYSDGSRLDAANVKKNYDLYALGDEDRMLTPSEQLPNYEKSEVIDDYTVKFYFSEPSPGFPQSTSVMNQGLLSNATLDLDDTGFAPGNATAISGSGPFVIEEEELGTKLVLKKREDYDWAPPARKDHQGPADIEGINIVLAAEDSVRVGSLVAGQSDVARQIEAPDEKHLKDQNLQIFAAPTRGVNNSFHFHFRHPLLEDKRVRQAIIHAIDRDNILDTLFSDSYPKGTSILAKTAIGYKDQSANYAFDPEESKRLLDEAGWRPGEDGIREKDGKRLSVTFNEAVPQPRSKEMFTKAQEMLKNVGIEANLNPGDRSAQQKAMKDQDTVQVRHTMTGRANVDTLATWLDGTGRNSFLNYDEKTDSFGDEKLQKLVEDYFDLSSEKDRLAMTGRMQDYLSEQAYILPMFEEPQVYGFQPYIEGFSTEAIGRPSFYAVDINPAEGED, from the coding sequence ATGAAGCAACTTTCTCGGCTCCTGCGGCCCGTGGCCGCGGTCCTGGCCAGCGGCGCGCTAGCTCTCTCGCTTACCTCGTGCGCCTCTACTTCCCACGCCGCGGAAGATGGCATGGTCACCTATGTCGAGCCCAATATGTTCAACAACCTCTATCCGCCCTCCGGCGGCTATTACCCCAACGGTGGTGTGCTCAATAACATCACGGACCGCCTGCTCTGGCAGGACCCGGATACCCTCGAGCTGCACCCGTGGATTGCGGAGGAGATGCCCAAGGCAAACAAGGACAATACTGAGTTCACCTTCAAGATTCGCAAGGGCGTGACCTACTCCGATGGTTCCCGCCTGGATGCCGCGAACGTGAAGAAGAACTATGACCTTTATGCCCTGGGCGACGAAGATCGCATGCTCACTCCATCGGAGCAGCTGCCCAATTATGAAAAATCCGAGGTCATCGACGACTACACGGTGAAGTTCTACTTCAGCGAGCCTTCCCCGGGCTTCCCGCAGTCCACCTCCGTAATGAACCAGGGCCTGCTTTCTAATGCCACCCTGGATTTGGATGACACCGGCTTCGCGCCGGGCAATGCCACCGCGATTTCCGGTTCTGGTCCCTTCGTCATTGAGGAAGAAGAGCTGGGCACCAAGCTGGTGCTCAAGAAGCGCGAGGACTATGACTGGGCGCCCCCGGCCCGAAAGGATCACCAAGGCCCGGCCGATATCGAGGGCATCAATATCGTGCTTGCGGCCGAAGACTCCGTGCGTGTGGGCTCGCTTGTAGCCGGCCAGTCCGATGTCGCGCGCCAGATCGAAGCCCCCGATGAGAAGCACCTGAAGGATCAAAACCTGCAGATTTTTGCCGCCCCCACTCGTGGCGTGAACAATAGCTTCCACTTCCACTTCCGCCATCCACTCTTGGAAGACAAGCGCGTGCGCCAGGCCATCATCCATGCCATTGACCGCGATAACATCCTGGACACCCTCTTTTCTGATTCCTACCCCAAGGGAACATCGATCCTGGCCAAGACGGCTATTGGCTATAAGGATCAGTCCGCGAACTATGCCTTCGATCCGGAAGAATCCAAGCGCCTGCTCGATGAGGCCGGCTGGCGCCCAGGTGAAGATGGCATTCGCGAAAAGGACGGCAAGCGCCTGTCCGTGACCTTCAATGAAGCCGTCCCACAGCCGCGCTCTAAAGAGATGTTCACCAAGGCTCAAGAGATGCTCAAGAACGTCGGTATCGAGGCCAACCTCAACCCGGGTGACCGCTCTGCGCAGCAAAAGGCCATGAAGGACCAAGACACCGTGCAGGTACGCCACACCATGACCGGCCGTGCCAATGTGGACACCTTGGCCACGTGGCTGGATGGCACCGGGCGCAATTCTTTCCTCAACTACGACGAGAAGACCGATAGCTTTGGTGATGAGAAACTGCAGAAACTGGTGGAGGATTACTTCGACCTCAGCAGTGAAAAGGATCGCCTAGCCATGACCGGCCGCATGCAGGACTATCTGTCCGAACAGGCCTATATCCTGCCCATGTTTGAAGAGCCGCAGGTCTATGGCTTCCAGCCCTATATCGAGGGCTTTAGCACCGAGGCCATCGGCCGCCCATCGTTCTATGCGGTAGACATCAACCCCGCAGAAGGGGAGGACTAA